The proteins below are encoded in one region of Triticum aestivum cultivar Chinese Spring chromosome 1B, IWGSC CS RefSeq v2.1, whole genome shotgun sequence:
- the LOC543445 gene encoding probable glutathione S-transferase GSTF1, translating into MAPVKVFGPAMLTNVARVLVCLEEVGAEYEVVDIDFKAMEHKSPEHLVRNPFGQIPAFQDGDLLLFESRAIAKYVLRKYKTNGVDLLREGDLKEAAMVDVWTEVDAHTYNPAISPIVYECLINPLMRGLPTNQTVVDESLEKLKKVLEVYEARLSRHEYLAGDFVSFADLNHFPYTFYFMATPHAALFDSYPHVKAWWERLMARPAVKKLAAQMVPKKP; encoded by the exons ATGGCGCCGGTGAAGGTGTTCGGGCCGGCCATGTTGACCAACGTGGCCCGGGTGCTGGTGTGCCTGGAGGAGGTCGGCGCCGAGTACGAGGTCGTCGACATCGATTTCAAGGCCATGGAGCACAAGAGCCCTGAGCATCTCGTCAGAAAC CCGTTCGGCCAAATCCCTGCCTTCCAGGATGGGGATCTGCTTCTCTTCG AGTCACGCGCAATTGCAAAGTACGTGCTCCGCAAGTACAAGACGAACGGAGTCGACCTGCTGAGGGAAGGCGACCTGAAGGAGGCGGCAATGGTGGACGTATGGACGGAGGTGGACGCGCACACCTACAACCCGGCCATCTCGCCGATCGTGTACGAGTGCCTCATCAACCCGCTCATGCGCGGCCTGCCGACCAACCAGACGGTGGTGGACGAGAGCCTGGAGAAGCTCAAAAAGGTACTGGAGGTCTACGAGGCACGCCTCTCCCGGCACGAGTACCTGGCCGGGGACTTCGTCAGCTTCGCGGACCTCAACCACTTCCCCTACACCTTCTACTTCATGGCCACGCCGCACGCGGCCCTCTTCGACTCGTACCCGCACGTCAAGGCATGGTGGGAGAGGCTCATGGCGAGGCCGGCCGTCAAGAAGCTCGCCGCGCAAATGGTTCCCAAGAAGCCGTGA